The Populus nigra chromosome 4, ddPopNigr1.1, whole genome shotgun sequence genome contains the following window.
GATCACACATCATGTAATAACACGGTAAGAAATTCCAATACCTCAACTAGCCAGCGTGAAAGTTTATGATATCATCCATAGTTAATGACTTGAGTAGATGGTGAAAGTGAGAGTCTATGGAGGTTTGTTTTTGCGTGtgaaacattatttaaaagcGTGTTGGGATGAAAGaatttcaatttgatattttttttagtatttttttaggattttgatatattatataatgttaataataaaaaaaataaatttaaaaaatattatacaccaCAATACAAAAcatacatattaaattatttgtccCAACAACTTTTAATGGTGGGAAGATTTTTCTTTGcttgataaaatcatttttctcgTGATTATCATGcatatattgattttcaatGGTACGTGATTATAGGTTGGGAAAGGAAGTCACGATCCCTTACAaggttaggaaaaaaaaacaaaagaaaagagagagggagagttaagattatatataattataaattaaaaaggaaactaAAAGATTTGAGGATATAGTATGTCCTTTTATATTTCActgattatattattatttataaccaattttttaaaaacaaatatctgaaatttttatttttactttggtCACTAAACttaattccttttaattttatcattttaaattaagtcATCAcagttttatttattgttattgatttttgtttatattatttagaatattttaacaCTAGATTAAATatcaacatatataaattatttagtttttatccaaaataatattattttataattaaatttgattgattaactgatttataaattgaattgaCCAGCCTATGATTTAGTCATGAACCACATCAAATTTTGgattaagtttttaaatccgATCTAGCTTGGGTTGGATCATGTATTAATCCAGATCAATCCAAAattatgtcattttatttttaaaattttattttaaacaatattttttaaagagatttttataaaaaaaaaatcaaatcaaattttaaaaaaatcaattaaattaaatttaaatagattttacTTTAAACCCAACCTCAGCTAGTTCCATCATGTCCTGAATTTACTTTCAGGCCAGCCGGTGTTTAATAACTGTGTTATAAGCAACCCCCTGGGAGCAGCATAATTAAAATCCATTATTAATACAAATTAAACCACTAGTTAATAATACCCACCATTTAAATCAAGGAAAAGTGTTTTCGTCACCAAGTAATGCGCGTAGAGGCAAAATGCACATATTAAGGCAGCCGTCTGATGGTGGACCCCACGAATGAGTTTCATGTGATGACGACAATCATATAGTCTGTGTACCGCAtttgttcaattttaatttttaaacacaacCTCGGTGGAGtactggtgtttttttttttttaaaaaatatatattaaaaaaataattttttaaaatttatttttaatattaacacatcaaaacaatctaaaattataaaaaaaaataacttaaaataaaaaaattataaattttttgaaaatgtttttccaAACGAAAAAACAAGCACGCTTTTAACGATGGTTAATAAGAGGTTAGCGTGGATGGATGCCTCGCCGATGCCTTGCCTGTTTTTTTCCTGTTGTAGTAGTACGGTCTAATATACTCTAATTCTATAGATTGGTGCCTAGCTATTTAAATGCAGCAGTAAATAGCGATTGGcgagagagaaaaaggaaaagaaaaatcacaaacaagATGTAAGGTAAGCTAAAACGACTAGAGAAGGGAAGAGAGTAGAGAGTGACTAAAAACTAGACAGAGAGAGAAACCAGAATGAGGCTCAAAGATTACAATACTCAAAGATTACATCTTGGGCAGCCGGAGAGAGCTCTTCTAGTTTTCGGGGTTTAGGTAAAAATATCGATAACGTTGATTTTAAGTCCTTTTAGACAGAGAAAGAGATCACAACAAGAAGTCAGCAGCAGCTACAACAAAACACTCCTCCCTCTTGTgtgttgtaaaaaaaacagcGGTTTTTGTGTGAATGAGAAGACTATAAAGCAGCAGGAGCGGATTTGTCCCTGAaacagaagagagagagagagagagagagagagagagagactgagCCACTTCCCACTCCCTGTATATCTTtaattatgaaagtaaaatgacTCCTTACATAAACGTCCTGTCTGCTCAGCGTTTTATATGGTTTCTGGCTCATTTAATGGGGGAGTCCTTTACTGCCTGAAAGACCTTCTCTTTCCTTCCCTCCTCCAGCTTCCGTCTTTTTAGCGGATTCTCTATTTCTTTACTCCTTCGTTTTATCTCTACTTCTCTGATACCACCTTGCTTGACCGGTTCTTTTGATGGCTCATGCTGAAAGAGGTGAGTGTTGATTTGGTGAACAAGAAAATGAATGGGCTTTTGCTGCTTTGTTTGGTCGCTGAGAATGGAGAAGAAAGGCAAAATAAATGGGGCTTTGAGCTGTACTATTAATTAATCTTGGTGTGCAAAAGATTATAAATTTTGATGGAGTGGAGGTTTTTGCTTTGAAGGGATTAAAATTATGCCAAACTTATGTCTCTTAATCTGCTGTTCTCTTTACTTTTCTTGggttttctcagcaaccaaacagagtTTTAGACCCACTTAAACATTATTTAAGAACTTTTGttattttgtgtgttttaatttggtttttgacGGGTGTAGGATGTGATGATCTGTATACAGAGCTATGGAAGGCATGTGCAGGGCCATTGGTGGATGTCCCAAAGGATGGAGAGAGAGTTTTTTACTTTCCTCAAGGTCACATGGAACAAGtgtgtagctttttttttatttttcttcattgctCTACTTTCATTGTTTTAAAGCACTTAGATCGAAATCTTAGTCTCtacctttattgttttttggctTATGGATTCTTTATGCAGTTAGAAGCATCAACAAATCAAGAACTGAATCAGCAAATCCCACGGTTTAATCTTCCACCTAAGATCCTCTGTCGTGTTGTAAACATTCAACTGCTGGTAATTCTAATACCGTTGCTCTTGTTTCCTATTTCTGTTTtctttgaagtgttttttattattttcttttattcacttttgttttctttaaatttttaggcTGAACAAGACACGGATGAAGTTTATGCTCAGATTACTCTGCACCCAGAAGTAGATGTGAGcaaatgtttttcctttttgggtTTTCGTGTGTTTTGTTTTCGGGTTTATTGTTTCATTTGGTTGCTGAATGAATGATCTTGTTCTACAATTCAATTACAGCAAACCGAACCTACAAGTCCTGACCCTTGTCCACCTGAGCCGGCAAAGCCAACAATTCATTCCTTTTGCAAAATTTTAACAGCTTCTGATACTAGCACCCATGGAGGCTTCTCTGTTCTCAGAAAGCATGCCACTGAATGCTTGCCTCCTTTGGTAATTACTCTTAAATGGTGTTTAGATGTAGTAGTGGTTGTTCATTGAAACTTCCGTTTTTAATTACCACTATTTCATATTCATTAGGACATGAGCCAAGCAACACCAACTCAGGAACTGGCTGCCAGAGATCTTCATGGCTTTGAGTGGCGGTTCAAGCATATATTTAGAGGTAAATGTTCCATATCGATTTTACTTTGTGCAACGTTGCTGTTTTCCGATTTACCGAAATCGGAGAAACGCTTAAGAAGCTGGAGTTTAGACTTTTTGATAAATAGGAGCACAACCTGTTGTATTACTCTATCTTCTAGTttacatgttttctttttacttatttaaCTAGGTCAACCGCGAAGGCATTTACTTACAACAGGATGGAGCACATTTGTCACTTCCAAAAGGCTGGTTGCAGGAGATGCTTTTGTGTTTCTTAGGTGGCTGAACGTAGATGATCtgatttattattcaattcagGTCTCTGTTTCTGCTTACAATTCTATTGTATATGCTGTGTAGAGGTCATAATAGGGAATTGCGAGTTGGAGTTCGGCGTCTTGCTCGGCAGCAAAGCTCCATTCCATCATCGGTGATATCCAGCCAAAGCATGCACTTAGGAGTGCTTGCTACTGCCTCTCATGCTGTTTTGACACAGACCCTCTTTGTTGTGTACTACAAGCCAAGGTTTGATCATTTCCTTAATCACTGTAAACCTGTGCGGTGCTTGTTAATTGGTCATCCTATCCCGCAAATCTAAAGTTTACTTTCTGTACCCTTCTGCAGGACAAACCAGTATATCATTGGGCTGAACAAATATCTGGAGGCTGTTAAGAATGGATTTTCCGTAGGTATGCGCTTCAAGATGAGATTTGAGGGAGAGGATTCTCCTGAGAGAAGGTATGTCCGCCATATATTTTTGGTTGCTGGGTTTCATGGTTGTTTTAAGATGTTCCTTAATTCTCGTGGCAACTGCGTGATCAGGTTCACAGGAACTATAGTTGGAGTTGGAGATATTTCTCCAGAGTGGTCTGGCTCTATATGGCGGTCTTTGAAGGTTGATTACAGTTGTGGAATTCTTATGTGAATGCTGACTTATTCattgtcttgttttttatgCTAGTTTCCGTATTATTTTTCCCCACAGATTCAATGGGATGAACCAGCAACTATTCAAAGGCCAGAGAGAGTTTCTCCATGGGACATAGAGCCTTTTGCAGCCCCTGCTTCCCCAAATCTTACTCAACAGGTGATGAAGAACAAAAGGCCTAGACCTACAGATATTCCTACATCTGGTATGTGGAATGATTGTCTTGGTTTCTCTATGTGAATTATTTAATCTATACTTTCTTGAACTTTATGCACTAATTGGAGTGTAGTGATTACTCCAAATTCAGCTGCTTCATCTTTCTGGTATCATGGATCAACCCAATCCCACGAGTTAGCCCAACTGGGGAGTAATATTGAAGTCCAAAGCTCTGAAAGCCATGTCTGGTCTATGAGGCAGAAGGAAATTGATAGCAATCTCCTCAATAATAGCAGTAGCTGCAACACAAGGGCCCGACCAGAAGGAATCTGGCCTTCTTCACCTAACATGAATGTCTCTCTCAACTTTTTTCCGGATTCCGTGGGGGACAATAATTTTGCTACAACACGGTCAATTATCTCCGGTTTTTCCTCTCCTACATCATCAAGGCAAAGCAATTGCCTGATAAATGAGCAGGTGGAGAAGGGGAGAAAGTATGAGAACTCTGTAGGTTGCCGGTTGTTTGGAATTGATCTGACAAGTAACTCCGGTAGTTCTGCTCCTCCAGAGAAGGAGCCTGGATATCCAATTGTTGATTCTAATGGCACCAAAGGACTTGTTCCAGCTGCAAGTGAGGCTGAGAGGGCCCAAACAATGGAAGTATCAATGTACTCAAAAGAACAGAAGCAAGTTTTATCAGAGGCGATGGTAAAGGAGTCACAAAGCAAGCAAGGCTCCACAACCTCCATGAGAACTCGTACTAAGGTAAAATTTGAAGTTCTGCCTTCCgtagttttttcctttctgtCTGAGCCTTCTGATGAGCAAGATTTTCTTTGATTCTGGAAAGGTGCAAATGCAAGGGATTGCTGTTGGCCGTGCTCTTGATTTAACTGTGATGAAAGGATACAGGGATCTTATATATGAGCTGGAGAAGATGTTTGAAATCGAAGGAGAACTCTCCACACCCAAAAAATGGGCTGTTGTGTTTACAGATGATGAGGGTGATATGATGCTTGTGGGTGATGATCCATGGCCGTAAGTAATTTAGAAACTTGTATATCACTTGATTGTCTCTTTTCCATTAAATTATAACTGGATTATTGAAATCTATTTTATTAACTGCAGGGAGTTCTGTAAGATGGTGAAGAAGATATTCATCTATTCATGTGATGAAGTGAAGAATACGGGCACAAGATGCAAGCTTCCAGCATCTTCTTTTGAGGGTGAAGAGACTGTTGTAAGCATGGACTCGGACCATAGGTCTGATGCATGAAATTCAGAAATCATTTTGCTTTATAcagttttgttttatatagttTGGGTAAAAATGGAGGAAACGTGGTGCTTAAgttggctcagttttttcggGAGCTTGCACTTGCTAGGCAGTGGAGTAAGGTGGAAGTCTTTTGAGTCTAGATAGCTGATTAGGGATTGCatgtttaaaaacaatatattaagaACTTCAATTTAAATCAAGATTAGAACTGGAATTTGTGTATACCTTGATTGTGGGTTGGTGATGACTTAAATTTAATCAGGCagtaaaaaatacatgaatgcTTGCTTGTGTTTTGGCTGGCTTTCACCATTCAACGTCTTGTGTGCCTGCCTCAGAAAAAGCCTACAGAGAAGATGCCCTCGTTTTCTTTCCCTGAGCTCCCTTTATCTGATTTAATATCCGGGACCATTAAATTACAAAGTGTCAGCATGTATGAGGATGCCCTTAGAGGCATAGAGTGTTCGGTGCAGTCAATGGATTTTTCAGGTTGTCCTTGCTGCTGGTCCCAGTATGCTGGACAGGACATTTCTCTGATAAGGACTTGTCTTCTCGAAGTTGATCAATATCGTGTCTGGTCCTAGAAACTTGTTTTATGAAACCAGCTGTGAGAGCTGGATGATAGGTGACGCATGGTCTGGCTCTGTACTCGGATAATGTGGAAGCACTTTTCACCACTTTAATTTATCATGGTAATTGCGAACAAGTATCAGATAGATGGTTTATGATTATACaatctttttgttcttttaaag
Protein-coding sequences here:
- the LOC133691108 gene encoding auxin response factor 18-like isoform X2, producing MAHAERGCDDLYTELWKACAGPLVDVPKDGERVFYFPQGHMEQLEASTNQELNQQIPRFNLPPKILCRVVNIQLLAEQDTDEVYAQITLHPEVDQTEPTSPDPCPPEPAKPTIHSFCKILTASDTSTHGGFSVLRKHATECLPPLDMSQATPTQELAARDLHGFEWRFKHIFRGQPRRHLLTTGWSTFVTSKRLVAGDAFVFLRGHNRELRVGVRRLARQQSSIPSSVISSQSMHLGVLATASHAVLTQTLFVVYYKPRTNQYIIGLNKYLEAVKNGFSVGMRFKMRFEGEDSPERRFTGTIVGVGDISPEWSGSIWRSLKIQWDEPATIQRPERVSPWDIEPFAAPASPNLTQQVMKNKRPRPTDIPTSAASSFWYHGSTQSHELAQLGSNIEVQSSESHVWSMRQKEIDSNLLNNSSSCNTRARPEGIWPSSPNMNVSLNFFPDSVGDNNFATTRSIISGFSSPTSSRQSNCLINEQVEKGRKYENSVGCRLFGIDLTSNSGSSAPPEKEPGYPIVDSNGTKGLVPAASEAERAQTMEVSMYSKEQKQVLSEAMVKESQSKQGSTTSMRTRTKVQMQGIAVGRALDLTVMKGYRDLIYELEKMFEIEGELSTPKKWAVVFTDDEGDMMLVGDDPWPEFCKMVKKIFIYSCDEVKNTGTRCKLPASSFEGEETVVSMDSDHRSDA
- the LOC133691108 gene encoding auxin response factor 18-like isoform X3, whose translation is MAHAERELWKACAGPLVDVPKDGERVFYFPQGHMEQLEASTNQELNQQIPRFNLPPKILCRVVNIQLLAEQDTDEVYAQITLHPEVDQTEPTSPDPCPPEPAKPTIHSFCKILTASDTSTHGGFSVLRKHATECLPPLDMSQATPTQELAARDLHGFEWRFKHIFRGQPRRHLLTTGWSTFVTSKRLVAGDAFVFLRGHNRELRVGVRRLARQQSSIPSSVISSQSMHLGVLATASHAVLTQTLFVVYYKPRTNQYIIGLNKYLEAVKNGFSVGMRFKMRFEGEDSPERRFTGTIVGVGDISPEWSGSIWRSLKIQWDEPATIQRPERVSPWDIEPFAAPASPNLTQQVMKNKRPRPTDIPTSVITPNSAASSFWYHGSTQSHELAQLGSNIEVQSSESHVWSMRQKEIDSNLLNNSSSCNTRARPEGIWPSSPNMNVSLNFFPDSVGDNNFATTRSIISGFSSPTSSRQSNCLINEQVEKGRKYENSVGCRLFGIDLTSNSGSSAPPEKEPGYPIVDSNGTKGLVPAASEAERAQTMEVSMYSKEQKQVLSEAMVKESQSKQGSTTSMRTRTKVQMQGIAVGRALDLTVMKGYRDLIYELEKMFEIEGELSTPKKWAVVFTDDEGDMMLVGDDPWPEFCKMVKKIFIYSCDEVKNTGTRCKLPASSFEGEETVVSMDSDHRSDA
- the LOC133691108 gene encoding auxin response factor 18-like isoform X1; the encoded protein is MAHAERGCDDLYTELWKACAGPLVDVPKDGERVFYFPQGHMEQLEASTNQELNQQIPRFNLPPKILCRVVNIQLLAEQDTDEVYAQITLHPEVDQTEPTSPDPCPPEPAKPTIHSFCKILTASDTSTHGGFSVLRKHATECLPPLDMSQATPTQELAARDLHGFEWRFKHIFRGQPRRHLLTTGWSTFVTSKRLVAGDAFVFLRGHNRELRVGVRRLARQQSSIPSSVISSQSMHLGVLATASHAVLTQTLFVVYYKPRTNQYIIGLNKYLEAVKNGFSVGMRFKMRFEGEDSPERRFTGTIVGVGDISPEWSGSIWRSLKIQWDEPATIQRPERVSPWDIEPFAAPASPNLTQQVMKNKRPRPTDIPTSVITPNSAASSFWYHGSTQSHELAQLGSNIEVQSSESHVWSMRQKEIDSNLLNNSSSCNTRARPEGIWPSSPNMNVSLNFFPDSVGDNNFATTRSIISGFSSPTSSRQSNCLINEQVEKGRKYENSVGCRLFGIDLTSNSGSSAPPEKEPGYPIVDSNGTKGLVPAASEAERAQTMEVSMYSKEQKQVLSEAMVKESQSKQGSTTSMRTRTKVQMQGIAVGRALDLTVMKGYRDLIYELEKMFEIEGELSTPKKWAVVFTDDEGDMMLVGDDPWPEFCKMVKKIFIYSCDEVKNTGTRCKLPASSFEGEETVVSMDSDHRSDA